CAGATATCACCAACCAATATTCCAACCTTCTTTTATCGAGGTTTTGATAAAATCCTGTCTTAGTAATAAAGCGATCCATTCTTATATCCCTCCAGTTCATTAGTCTCTAAATAACATATTCGTCACCTAAATACAGAACCCTCTAAATTTTCAGAAAATGAATGTCTCAGTAACTACCAAAAAGTTCCTATATTAAGATTGTATATCATTCTTTACTCCTGAGCATTATATTAGTCAAGGAGGTGTACACAACATGGCAAACAACAATAGCTCAAACAATCTGGTAGTCCCTGGTGTACAACAGGCTTTAGATCAAATGAAGTACGAAATTGCTAGCGAATTCGGCGTTCAACTTGGCCCAGACTCCACTGCTCGCTCTAACGGTTCTGTTGGAGGAGAAATCACTAAGCGCCTTGTCCAAATGGCTGAACAGCAAATGGGCGGCGGAAGCTACTAATCACCAACTGCATAGTATGGATATAGAGGGCGGAGCAATCCGCCTTCTTCTTTATTCTCCAAGTAATGTTGAAGTTTGTACAGCATGTGCAATTAACTCCGAAAGATCACTTATTTGATCTTCATTAATTCGACGGTTAAATTCTAAAACAATGTGAGTCTTTAATTGTTCCTCATCCTCGTATGGGAAAGATATCGTTTGTCGGATAGCAGGTCGATAACCCCAAATACTTCGGATATCTTCTTCAATCTGTTCACAGTCCTCTGCATCGGATATCGCAACATCAAACAGAATTTTGATTTCACATCCTGCTTGAACATGCTCTAGCTTAAGCTGCTCCGCACTGAAATTAGCTAGATCAGCAAAAAGTTCGATCGTTACATTCACATGCTCATTTTCACTAAACTCTACTTGATACTTTCTTGAAAGAGAAGCTAAATCAACCAGATCTTTTCGATTGATGATCGAGATCTCACCATCAAGATCTCGATCATATAGCTCTCCCTCAAGAACTACTTTTACATTCTCATATATAGTTGGATCAAACATCATGTCCCCCTCCTTGCTTTCTCACTATATCATGAATAAAGGAGGGAAAAGTCATTAAGAATTAGCACGTGGATGTGATCGAGCAAATTGAATAAAGGTTTCTTCGTCTCCAATTTCGCCACAAGCCCCACATTGAACTCGTATACTTGGTCCTTTATAAACCATATGGAATGGATCAGCTTTCCCCTCTTCTATAATAGACATCACTTCTCCAGATTGAGGATCTAATTTAACTGAAGTCGCTTTTTGCTCAATTTTATTAAATCTCATTCGATTGGTTTTACATCTTGGGCACAAATACGCAGTCATAAACTCACTCCCTTTTTCTTTAGTGTTACTCAAAAAAAGGGAAATTTATTCATTTTAGTATGGTATGTGAAATTAACTTTTAAAAAACGAGTCTCAAGCTCGTTATGTTACTTGCTCAATTATTTTTTCAAGTACATATTCAACAGATTGGACACGCTCATTAAATTTCTTAGGTCCAGTATCCTTCTGCCACGCCACAACTGAAACCATTTCGATATTTTCGAATGTATTTTTTATTTGAATCGGATATAAATATTTAGGTTTGTTTTCCATTACCCATGCTCTTGCTAATGGCTCCCATACCTTCAAAATCTCAAGTGCTCGATCGGCAAAAGGTTTCACTTCTTCATAGAAGTTAACTTTGTACGTATCAAGATGTGTGCGAGTAGTATATTGAACCCTCGCTTCTTCATTTATTGTGATTAGCTGCTTTGTTAGCTTTAGTAATTTTTGTGTATCTTCCATTTCATTCACCCCTACTCCCTTATCCTACCATACTCACTGGTCACCAAACACATACAAAAACCTTATATCCATTTAGGACATAAGGTCAGAAGGGAACGTAAAGATCTCTAGAAACTGAATAAACTCATGATCCAGGGACGCTTGCCTTTGCCCGTCGACTGACCTACTGCCTCTTGTATTGAAGTATGATCCTCAAGCTCAGATAATTTTTCTTCTAATGAAGAAACTTTCTTTACTAGCTCTTCCAGTTCAGATCGATGCTGAAGAACTTGAACGGTGATAACCTCATTAGCTTTTTCATCCAACTGTCGCTCAAGCTGTTCCAGCCTTACTGAGAAGCGATCTAACCTTTGCTCAAACCGTTCCGGTGATACCATTGCTACTTTTGAATTGTTTTTACCAGCTGATTTAATTTTCTCCATTGAGTAACCCCTTCTTAAATCGT
The sequence above is drawn from the Pseudalkalibacillus hwajinpoensis genome and encodes:
- a CDS encoding alpha/beta-type small acid-soluble spore protein codes for the protein MANNNSSNNLVVPGVQQALDQMKYEIASEFGVQLGPDSTARSNGSVGGEITKRLVQMAEQQMGGGSY
- a CDS encoding DNA alkylation repair protein is translated as MTAYLCPRCKTNRMRFNKIEQKATSVKLDPQSGEVMSIIEEGKADPFHMVYKGPSIRVQCGACGEIGDEETFIQFARSHPRANS
- a CDS encoding YppE family protein, whose amino-acid sequence is MEDTQKLLKLTKQLITINEEARVQYTTRTHLDTYKVNFYEEVKPFADRALEILKVWEPLARAWVMENKPKYLYPIQIKNTFENIEMVSVVAWQKDTGPKKFNERVQSVEYVLEKIIEQVT
- a CDS encoding MerR family transcriptional regulator, which produces MLLKTKQVSDELGVNPTTVQRWVKYFDLSCEKNELGHFLFSNETLEELKSIKNDLRRGYSMEKIKSAGKNNSKVAMVSPERFEQRLDRFSVRLEQLERQLDEKANEVITVQVLQHRSELEELVKKVSSLEEKLSELEDHTSIQEAVGQSTGKGKRPWIMSLFSF